Part of the Quercus lobata isolate SW786 chromosome 6, ValleyOak3.0 Primary Assembly, whole genome shotgun sequence genome, GTGGCTCGGGTTTTGGGGGAGGAAACCCGCCAACCAACCCGAAAGGTGTCGGGTTCTATGGGCGGCGACCTACAACCGACGTCGGAGTGGTCAGTTCGGGTGGTTTTCAGTTCAGGTGCAGGCAGGTTGCTCTAGTTGGTCGGTTCCCCGAGTTGGCTAGACAGTCCTAACTAAAACCCACTCATAATCAATTGTTGGTCCACACTAACATCATTCTTGTGTGAACACATATGGCTTTTGGGTTTTTGCAAGTTAATTTGAAGATAGTTTTCTcataaagtaaaaacaaaatcaatatcTATCATGTTTAATATTTCTTGAACACTTCCGAAaactttgtttaaaaatattctACGGAATGAAGTGACTGcaacaagtaaaataaatttatatatattatttctacTCTAGAAAATgggaaaggaaaattttaaagtgtCAAGTGGAAACTATGTATGATGATGAAGTGTAAACTCGTCAGTCGTAGTAGGCAGATGGAACTCCCCGTGAGCACCTGTGTATCTTCTAAAAGGGGTCactggtgtggtgcctgccacaatgcctccgatgccaaagttagaacagTAAAGCAATTCACAAAACTAGAAAGTAATAGGTATTTTCTTAGAGTCTCAGTATCTATGTACCTTATGCTGCCAATGTAAGGACTTTATATATGTGATCTTGACTGCTAGCCATTGGGGTGTTAATGCCTCTCTTTTGTAATGCCTCCAGCCCAATTATGGGGCTTTTATTAGGCTCCAACGGTCTGTTTTGCTGGTTTCGTTATTGCCCAGGTTACTTGCTGGCACCATTGAATGACTTTCCTTTCCTCGTCGGTGATGGCTTGTTCGTCGTCACTAGGTTGACCTCGTCAAGGTAATGTGTTCTCATCActcccatcagttgcccccaGGTTCTGTGGTCATCAGTGACGTGTCATGAGGGCCATAGAAGGTGAAAGGTTTCTTTTCCTGAGTTGTTTGTGACGCTTGGGGTTTCGTTTCGAATTTAACGTATGATGGCGGCGCAGTATGGAACGTGGCCACGTGGCACGTGCTGATTGAGGGTATTAATGgcatgacccttgggtttcccgctaCTTTTCAGTTTCCTCggatttttggtttcaaaaacttttctttttccttcactctgatttttctttcttttcttgctcCAAGTGTTTGTCTGTTTTGCTTGTTTCTGCGATTATTCCGATTCTGCTCCGGCGACTTTGACCCTGCTCTGGCGACGAATTTCTCCAGTCTTGACTGTTCCGCTTTTCAAGGTACGCTACTTCTTCGATTTTTCTCAGATTTTTTCTTCATGGCCCCCTTATAAATTCCTGctttttcctttgtcttttacttttgttgtttttgtgtttgatatgtGGGCATTTAGGATTGGGTATCCCTTTTCATGGTTAGTTCTTCTGAGGTTTGGGTAGCTTGCCCctcagtttctttcttttttgttcgcTTAGAGGCGGCTTTGGGTGTTTTCGGGGACTTTTTTCCTCTGATTGGGGACTATCTTTTTGAAGGTAGTGGGTTGAGTGTAGTTCTAGGGGAGCTATCTCCAATTTTAGGCCAGTCACTGGCTTGGTTTGAGGGAGAAACGAGGAGGATGTCGAAGGTGAGATCCAGTGAATTAGACACTGGGTTGTCATCTAGCGGCGGCCTGGTCGAGGGTGATACAGCCGTTTCCACCCCTCGTcaggttagggctttttacgCTCTTAACGAGGAGTGTGGGCTGGACGCTGACACAGTGGCTAGGTTTAAGGATAGGTTCCAGTTTCCAGCGCGGGTTCACATTCGTCGGCCTGGTCCTGAGAATCGGGCCTGCCACTTCTTTCCTGGTGAAGTATGCTTCTACGAAGCTGCTTTCACTTCTGGACTTAGGCTACCCGTCCATCCTTTGGTGATGGAGCTCCTGGATCACTTTGGCATTGCCCCCGGGCAACTCATGCCTAACTCCTAGAGGATAGTTATCAATTGTATGGAGATTTGGCTGGCTGCCAACGAAGATATGATCAAAGTGAGTGAGCTCGTCCACATCTACCGTTTAAAGGAATCGAAAGAGTATGGGTATTATGAACTAGTCCCTTGGATGAGGGGGACTAGAATCATTAAGGGTTTAGCCTCGTCATTCAGGTACTGGAAGTCACGTTTCATTTTCATGTCTGGGGATGACTTTGAGACCCCTTTTAGCGAggcttggggtgatatcccaagATTACttcgtcggtggggaaccccaaaCTTAGGTGCGTCCATGTTTCTTCTCGTCTGTTTATTTTCGTCTTGCATGTTTGGTCGTCACTAACCACTTGTTCACTTTCTTTTGCAGTTAAAAAACGCCCCAAATTGAAGAGCAAATATCAGGGTCGTGTTCAGAAGGCAATCGAATACGCAAAGTCGATTGAGAGTTGGGATGATCTCCTTGACCCACGGATACTTTCTTTCTACTGCTTAGGCCCGAATCCATCTCCTTACGTTTTGTGCAGCATTAACatcgaggagaagaagagtaagtTTTTACCTCGTCACCACAGACATTCACTTGCGTACTTTGGATttcttagtctttttttttttttttttagagatgacGACCAAGTTCAACAAAGATATGTACGCCAAGATGAGGTCCAAGAAGGACAAACCCTTAACTAATATTGGCAAAAAGGGAGTTCGTATTACGGGGAAGGGTCCGTCTGTCCTCCCTTATGTCAATGCCACTCCCATCGTCTCAGGAGTTGAGAGTCTACGGGTGGCTTCGCCGGCCACTTCAGTTGAGGAGATCCTTACCCCGTCATCAAAGAGGCCAAGACTGTCAGCCAAAGACAAAGAGAAGGACAGAGTTGGCTTGTCCGTCTTTGACGACGAAGGTGTGGCTGTGGAGCGGGCACATAACGTTGTGAAGGCTGAAGACCTTAAGGTCTTTTCTGGAGTGCCTCTTAATGTGGTTGCAAGTCAGCACATTCATAAGATTGTGTAGGTAAGGCTGTTTATGCGTTTTCCTTGGTTTCTTTTCACATCAATTtccccattcttttttttttcttttttttttttttactgacaCACTTAGCTTGCTTCGTCAGGTGTTGGGGGAGAGCCTTCACCTTGCTTCCGAGTGTCTCACTCAAGAGGCTAAGGTGGCTTCTTTGACGTCCAGGATAGAGGCTCTAGAGAAGGAGAACTCGACGCTGAAAAAGGACCTCATAGAGTCGATGGACGAGGTTGCCACATTGAAGGAGAAAGTCAAGGCTTTGAATTCCGACCTTAGGGTCGAGCGTCAGCTGAATCTGGAGAAGGACGACCAGCTTCAGGCGGCAAAGGAGAAGTTGAAGACGATCCCTGCTAGGTCCGTCGAGGCCTTTCAGCAAACTGAGGAGTATTCCACAGTACTCTTCAGCTGGTACTTCAAGGGCTTCGAGCTCCTTCGCAGGTACCTCGTCAAGCACCCTACAGGGGTTGATCTGCCGAATTTGGATCTAGAAGTGGTAGATCAAGAGATGGCTGCTGACGAGGCTGCCCAGTCTTCTACACCTGAAGGTGACGCCCCTGCTGCTGATGACGCCCCTATTGCTGAGAATGTTCCCGCTGCTGCTAACGATCCCATTACTGACGCTCCAGACACCCGAACCTGATACTTAggaaaatttatcttttatatttgccCGTtgtgttttgggcctttttggagatgtatatatatatatatatatatattatatctatTTTCAGAACAATGTCCCTTGGCCCTCCGTTTTATGGGTCTGTAGGAAAAACAAGGATAATTGCCCtctgtttttgggctttttatgaTTTAGTACTTACCCGTTTTTGTGGCTATGCTCTTGTCTATGACCATGCATGTGTTTGTGATTTAGCATAAACTTCTTAGCGTACCTTGTACTTAGCTGGTACTTAGCGTAAATTTCTTTAGCCGTGATTTGCTCGTCATTCTTTATCCTTGATGAGGGTTTTTgtccttctttttctctttgttctTTCTCTTGCGGATTCGACAGTATCCTGAGTTCGTCGAGTGGGACTTTGTCAATTGCATAGGCTCTAAAATTATGTCTACGTCACCAGCACGTTCTGGGGACATTCACTTTCTTTTGTACCTTCGTGAGTgacttacatccgtcaaagcggaatcttatcacttggccactttttggtgacttacatccagtTAAGGAATCTCGTCACTTCCAgattcgtcagtgatttacatccgtcttggcggaatcttatcacttggctattttttggtgacttacatccggttaaggaatctcgtcacttagggattcgtcagtgatttacatccatcttggcggaatcttatcacttaacTTTCACATATTTTGTACCCATTATGAGGGtcgttagtaacttacatccgtcaaggtagaatcttgttactttagTTTGCCTTATACGCGTTGGCGttgtcgtcagtaacttacatccgtcaaggcggaatcttgttacgtTAGTTCGACTTACAATTGGCTAGACCTGCTTGCATAAAGACATCAAagaataaagtttttttattaaattcaagagTGACTGCATTTGTCTATTACATCTACTGGtggtacttttttaaatgctcaatgttccatggtcgagggAGCCTTTGTCCGTCCATGGTTTCCAGGTGATAACTTCCTTGTCTTGAGTAATGAATGACTCGGTAAGGACCTTCCCACGTAGGACCCAGCTTTCCCTGggtagggtctttagttgctGTGGTGGTCCTGCGTAGGACAAGGTCTCCTATGTCCAGTTGTCTAAGTTTAACCCTCTTATCGTAGTATtcagccattttttttttatacttcatCATCTTGCTGGATGCGTTGTCTCTTACTTCGTCCAGACAATCCAGGTTGAGTCATAGTTCATCGTCGTTGATCCCTTCGTTGAAAGTTCCTCATCTGATGCTCGTTACCCCCACTTCGACTGGGATTACTGCTTCTGTGTCATAGGTAAGCCTGAAAGGGGTTTCTCCTATCAGGGTTCTGGCGATGGTTCTGTAGGCCCATAGGACATTTGGTAATTCTTCTGGCCAGGCACCCTTCGCATCATCCAGTCtggtcttgataatcttgagcagcgtCCGGTTCGTCACTTCCATCTGCCCGTTTGTCTGAGGATGCCCTGGGGAcgagaactgattcttgatcccaaGGTTTGAACAGAATTCCCTGAAGCCTTggctgtcgaactgcctcccattatctgatatgatcgtcaagggaatcccgaacctgcaaattatatttttccacacaaagcTCCGGATCAGAGCTTCAGTGATCGTTGCTAGGgcctctgcttcaacccatttcgtgaaataatcaatagcaACAAGTAGGAActttacctgacctttaccttggggcagAGGACCAACGATGTCAATTCTCCACTATGCAAATGGCCATGGGGAAGCTATAGTCGTCATTCTCTCTGCTGGAAGCCGTTGCACATTCCCGTATCGCTGGCATTTGTCGCACCTCTTGACGATCTCAGCAGCGTCCACCTAcatggttggccaaaaatatcctGTTCGTACTACCTTATTCACCAGGGATCTTAAGCCAGCGTGGTCACCGCAAATTCCTCCATAGATTTCTTCTAGGATGTATCTAGCCTCTTCCTCGTCGACGCATTTCAAGTAaggcatagagaagcctctcttgtacaagGCGTCATTCAGGATCGTGAACCTGGCCGCcctcttcttgatctttttagCTTCTTCGGTGTTCTGAGGGAGGCGCCCGTCCTGGAGGTAGGATATTATGAGCGTCATCCAGCTGTCTGTACTCTAGATGGTGAATGTTGCAATTTCTTCGATACTAGGGTGTTTCTGGACTTCCACCGCCAGATCTGTGCTAATCTTCCTTTCTTCTGATGACGCTAGCTTCGATACTTCGTCAGCTCCCATATTCTGACTTCTTGGGATCTGCACGAACTCCACTATGTCGAACTCCTGAATTAGATGTTTCGTCAGcttgaggtatttctgcatcctttcttccATTGCTTCGTACTCTCCCCTAATTTGCCCGATCACTAGCTTTGAATCACTTTGGATCAACAAGTTTTTAGCACCAAGTGCCTTTCCAAGCCTCAATCCCGTCAATATCCCCTCGTATTCAGCTTCGTTGTTGGTGGCTGGGAACTTTAGTTGGACCCCATATTTCAGCACTTCTCCGTCAGGGGCGGTTATGacgacccctactccccccTTCCTCTGGGCTGACGAACTATCAGTTTGTATCGTCCATCTGTCTACCTCGTCGATAATCCTATCCTCGTCTGGAAGAGTGTACTCTGTGATGAAGTCCGCCAGAGCTTGCGCCTTGATCGCTGTTCTGGGATGGTACTCGATGTCAATTGACTAAGTTCAATTGCCCACTGGACCATCCTGCCTGCTGCTTCGGGcttgttcattgatttcttgattGATTGGTCCGTCATTACAAGAATGGGATTTGCCTGGAAGTATTTCCTTAGCTTGCGCGAGGCTACTACTAGCGCAAATGCAATCTTTTCGATCCTTGGGTATCTGGCCTCAGCTCCTTGGAAAgcttggctgacgtagtaaaTCGGGAGCTGCTTCTTACCCTCTTCTCTAATCAGGGCTGCACTTACTGCCGAGGCTGACACTGCCAAGTATAAGTATAGGTTTTCcccttctttggacgggctTTGGAGAGGTGGACTGCTCAGGTAACGCTTTAATTCTTGGAACGCCGCTTCGCACTCGTCGGTCCAGGCAAAAGCCTGTTTCAAAGTCTTGAAAAAgggcaggcatttgtctgtagccctagagacgaacctgtttaaagccgctatccttcctgtgagtTTTTGAACGTCCTTGACGGTTTTGGGTGAGGCCATGTCGACGATGGCTCGTACTTTCtctgggtttgcttctattcctctctgggacaccatgaatcccaggaACTTTCCCGAGGCAaccccaaaaacacacttaCTTGGATTCAACCTCATCTGGTGTTTTTTGAGGGTTGCAAACGTTTCCCTCAAGTTGTCCAGATGTGTGAGCTCTtccttgctcttgacgagcatatcgtcaTCGTCCACGTACACCTCCATGTTCCTGTTAATCTGTTGACTGAACATTTTGTGCACCAATCTCTGATACGtagctccagcatttttcaacccaaaaggcattaccttgtaacagtagagtccttgacttgtgatgaagggagtcttctcctggtcttcctcagccatctttatctggttgtaccttgagaaggcgtccatgaatgTCAGTAACTTGTGCCCGGCTGTGGAGTCCACGAGCTGGTCTATTCTTGGTAGAGAGaagctgtcctttgggcatgccttgttcaagtcggtgaagtctacgcacatcctccatttcccgtttgctttctttaccAGGACAACGTTTGCGAGCCATTCAAGATAATACACCTCCCGGATGAATCCAGCCTTCAAGAGTTTGGTAACTTCCTCTGCAACTGCCTGATCTCGTTCTGGGGCGAAGGTTCTTCGTCGTTGCTGAACGGGTTTCTGTTCTGGGTCCACATTCAGCCTGtgctggatgacttctggagatatgcccggcatgtcctcgtgactccatgcaaagacatctagaTTCTCTCTAAGGAACCTTATGAGTCTTGTTCTCATCTCGGGGCTCAATGTCGTCCCTATCTTGGTCGTCTTGTTCGCTTCTCCTTCTACCAATTCCACTGTTTCCAGGGCCTCTatcctatcttcttctttttcttcaatcatcCATGTGTAAGTCTCCTTCCCAGCCAAGACAGCTTGATAGCATTCTCTTACCAGGACTTGATCACCTTTCACTTCACCGACGCCATTAtctgttgggaatttcaccttcaaataGTAGGTTGACGTTgccgccttccacttgttgaaGGTAGGcctcccaatgatgacattgtaggatgagGGACAATCTACCACCAGGAAGTCTACTTGTCTGGTCAACTGTACTGGGTAGGTCCCTGCCGTCACCGTCAATGTCACTATGCCTCTGGGGTAGACCCTGTCTCCATTGAAGCTGACGACTGGAGAGTCAAAAGGGCGAAGTCTTTTAGGATCTAGTCTCAGCTGCTGGAAGGCTGGGAAGTAGATGATGTCCGCGGAGCTTCCGTTATCAACGAGGATCCTTTTggtattgaacccttctatattTAGCATTATGACCAGGGGATCGTTGTGGGACTGCTTCACTCCCATGGCGTCTCCTTCGCTGAAAGACATGTCCTGGTATGTTCATCGGTGCTTGGATGGAGGTATGGCGTGGACGTTGTTCACCTGTCTCTGGTATGCCTTTTTGAGTGATTTAAACGATCCTCTTGAGAACGGTCCTCCTGTAATcgtgtttatctccccgatcacctTGTGTGGAGGCTGGGACGGACGGTCATCATCCCGGGAGAAGGCTTCATgctggattttattgtcgtccctgaacttgctatattctcctttcttcacatatttctgtAACTTCCCTTTCCGTATTAACTCATCTATTTGCTCCTTTAGGTCTCTGCAATCCTCTGTGTGGTGGTCGTGGTCTTTGTGGAACCGgcaatacttgttcttgtcaTGGACATTGGGGGATGAGTGTAATGGCctgggccatttgagataatgctcgtccttgatctgcgtgaaaattttgtcaacaggcataaccagAGGAGTAAATCTTACCGTTCGAGGATTTTTATCATCCTTCCTCCTGTTCCCGTCATTGTTCCGACGGTCTGGTCGAtctctcttttgccccctaCAGTCGTCTTCCCTCTTGGCCTTGTCTCCTGACTTCTCGGCATCTTTTATGGCAGCTAAAGCatcttcagcattcatgtacttctgtgccTTCAAGAGCATTTCCGCCATCGTCTTTGGGGGGTTCTTTGCGAGGGAGGCCACGAGGTCTCTGGACCTCAACCCCgctttgaaggtcgtcagctgcaccttgtcatcagTTTCGTCCACCTCTAGAATCTCCCGGGTGAATCGTTTAACATACGACCTCAGAATttccttctctccctgtctTATGGTGAGTAAGTAGTCTACTGGCCTCCTTGGGCATTGCCCCCCTATGAAATGGCGCAAGAAGGCACTACTTAACTGATTGAAGTTGTCTATGGACGAGTTTGGCAACTTCGTAAACCATtctcttgcagctcctttgagagtcgtTGGGAAGGAACGACACAGTATCTCGTCAGGTGGTTGTTGAAGACCTAGAGTCGTCTTGaaggtattaagatgatcctGTGGGTCTTTTAGTCCATCGAATGGCTCGAGTTGAGATAAGCAAAACATTGACGGTACAGGGCATTCAAGTACCGCGGCGGTGAAGGGTGAATCCGTAGCCCTTACCATTTTGTCTACGCTTCGGTCCGTCTTCTCCTTAATGGTGCTCCTCAATTCGTCCATTTCCTTCCTCATTTCTCGAAGGAGATCCGACTTCTGCTCGTCTGGAGTAGTTGGCCTCTAAGGGGTTCCTCTCCGGTGACTATCCCCTTCTCCCTCCAGGTTACCCTTGGACCGATTCTCTTCCTGTTGAGCCTGTTGAACCTGCTGGAGCCgtagcttcatttcctggttctgtttggtgagttcttcaatggtggctgcaagggCTTGGACTTGCTGGACAAAGGCTGTTGAATCtgggttggattccatctgaATGTAGGGGGTTGACGGAAACTacgttttcaaatatgaatttgaGAATGTCgttccccacagacggtgccaaactgatgaagtgTAAACTCGTCAGTCGTAGTAGGCAGATGGAACTCCCCGTCAGCACCTGTGTATCTTTTAAAAGGGGTCATcagtgtggtgcctgccacaacgcctccgatgccaaagttagaacagTAAAGCAATTCACAAAACTAGAAAGTAATAGGTATTTTCTTAGAGTCTCAGTATCTATGTACCTTATGCTGCCAATGTAAGGACTTTATATATGTGATCTTGACTGCTAGCCGTTGGGGTGTTAATGCCTCTCTTTTATAACGCCTCCAGTCCAATTATGGGGCTTTTATTAGGATCCAACGGTCTGTTTTGCTGGTTTCGTAACTGCCCAGGTTACTTGCTGGCACCATTGaatgattttcttttcctcGTCGGTGATGGCTTGTTCGTCGTCAAGGGTGACCTCGTCACTAGGTTGACCTCGTCAAAGTAATGTGTTCTCGTCACTCCCATCATATGAAATCATTCATATAAGCTAAAATAGAATagtttattataaataataaaattgataattaataattggagaatatatatatatatatatatatatctaccattaatatatatatatctaccattaatatatatatatatatgtatgtatgtatatatgagaGCTGTCCGTCCcacacatctatatatatatatatatatatataaaaccgaagcctctgctagctccacaattttccacgtcacttttttcttttttttttgttttttaattctttttaatgttttattatattagaatttatcaATTTAACTCCCCATCCGTATACAATAATACAACTCCTCCTTCAGCTTTTAcgtcactttaaaaaaaaaaaaaaaattctttttaatgttttattattatcaatttagAACCCTAATACAAGTATACAACTCCCTCTTCAGTCTTCAGTCTTCACGTCTAACCCACAACCTCTCTGTTTTCCTTCTATAACTCTCTCTTCTCACAACGTCTCTTCCTTCCTAACCATTCGACAATTCCTTCTCTGTCTCTTCGTTCTCATCTAATGGTGGATTCAACTGAACCAAACCCTTCGCACAATCTAGGTTTCATCcttaatactctttttttttctttttcttttttcttttttcttttttttttcagaccAGATTCTCTCCGCAAACATTAGTggtaagtttttttatttttgttctataatttTGGTTGTTAAtatatgatttagggtttcatttttggttgttttatgatggagttttaaatgtttttttgcaCCCCAAAACTTAGATCCTACCGTCGCCGCCACCATTGCATCGATTTCTCTTTGCCTCTCCATCGTCGCTTAATCCAGCCCatcatgttttattttgaggtaattaaaatatgttttttactctccttaatttctatatattgcttTCTCTCTATCCGCTTCAATtgttcatggaattttgttagtttgtggCTGTGAATTGCtctggatttaagtttttttgtttttgttttcatggaattttgttggtttatggttgtgggttgctctggatataagttttttttttttgtttctgtttttgtttttttttctttacaaatttccacgttttcttctccttcctttgttgtcaatatatgatttagggtttcatttttggttgttttatgatggagttttaaatgtttttttgcaCCCCAAAACTCAGATCCTGCCGCCGCCGCCACTGCATCAATTTCTCTTTGCCTCTCCATCGTCGCTCAATCCAGCCCatcatgttttattttgaggtaattaaaacatgttttttactctccttaatttctatatattgctctctctctctatccgcttcaattgttcatggaattttgttagtttgtggctgtgggttgctctggatttaagtttttttgtttttgttttcatggaattttgttggTTTATAGTTGTGGGTTGCTCTggatataagtttttttttttttttttctttgcagatttccacgttttcttcttcttcctttgttgtcaaatctatggcaaagaagaatcatgaaatttttgtaattagattttctttttcccttttttttttgtatgcaatttttattggatttttggtttcttgggagtcttctatttggttttaattctgggtttgttttagttgatatatagtgtttttctcatcttcattttacatttgtttggattttctttttccctttttttggttatgcaatttttattggatttttgtttcctgggattcttctatttgattttaattttgggtttgttttggtttgatatatagtgttACTCTCGTCTTCATTTACATtgattttccctttttataaattattataaccTCTGGGTCTTATTATATGATAGCCTATGGAATGTTATGTTGGGGCTGCCACTATTTTGGATTCcgtgggaattttttttgaaggttgggGTTGGTTAGTATAGTTGTTTGAGATTGCTGAACATGTGTTTGATAGAATGCTCAagtgttttttctttgattcttctTTGCCAATTCATTTGTGGTATTTCTTGAACAAGTTTGGAATGCTTAGGTGTTTGTTTTCAGATTCATTTGTAATATgccttttgttctttgtttaaAAGAATTCAGCTACAAGAATTTACGAAAGGCTATggtttgatatatagtgttATTGTTGTCTTCATTTACAttggttttccctttttataaattattataatctctGGGTTGTCTTATATGATAGCCTACGGAATGTTATGTTGGGGTTGCCACTATTTTGGATTctgttggaatttttttttgaaggtcgGGGTTGGTTAGTATAGTTGTGTGAGAGTTATATAACtcatttatatatgattatgcaAGATGGGCATGGTattagatattataaatttgaggCAGAGATTCAGAGAGAGGGTTGAGAGAGACTTAACAAATAGCAAGCTTTAACGAATACCTTTATCATTATGCAAAATCAAAAGGCATATTACagatttttaatcttttaaattcATAACCAAACTTGCCTGTTTATGAGGTGTCATAGTACCTTTTAATTTGGagttatgttttcaatttttaggcaCAAAGGAGCTCGCACAGGCCTTGGTTATATTGATGCTGGTGTTGCTGCAACAGggtactctcttttctttttaaaattctctcttttcattaagTGTTGTTTTTCTTACACGTACACAAgctgtttgataaaat contains:
- the LOC115949840 gene encoding uncharacterized protein LOC115949840; translation: MRKEMDELRSTIKEKTDRSVDKMVRATDSPFTAAVLECPVPSMFCLSQLEPFDGLKDPQDHLNTFKTTLGLQQPPDEILCRSFPTTLKGAAREWFTKLPNSSIDNFNQLSSAFLRHFIGGQCPRRPVDYLLTIRQGEKEILRSYVKRFTREILEVDETDDKVQLTTFKAGLRSRDLVASLAKNPPKTMAEMLLKAQKYMNAEDALAAIKDAEKSGDKAKREDDCRGQKRDRPDRRNNDGNRRKDDKNPRTHEAFSRDDDRPSQPPHKVIGEINTITGGPFSRGSFKSLKKAYQRQVNNVHAIPPSKHR